The stretch of DNA GTTGACGAGGAAGGTACAGCGGTTGATTTCACACTCGACCTAAATAACATTCCTAAAGACACAGTGTTTACTATGGCTGATGGCACACAAGTGACGTTAGCTGAAAGTGGCAACGTTGTTACGTTACCAGAAGGTGCGACGACTCCAGTCGTTGAAGAACTTGCAATTACACTTCCTGAAGGCACATTGTTAACGTTAGCAGCCGGTGCAAATCATAGCGATTTCGCATGTACAGAAGACTGTGTAACTAGCTATAGCTTTAAAATTGCGGATGCGGACTGGTCCGAACCGGCTTCTTACGGTGGCGTAAGCGGTGGCGATGCACTTGTGATTGGTGGTAGTCCAAAACCTTTAACAGCCGGTGAAAACGTGGGTCAAGATCTTGGTATCAAGATGCAAGACACAAGTTATTACCAGTTTGTGTTTAGAGCACCAGCAGCAAATGAAGCAACATTAGAAGTAGACCAAGTGCCGGTTAATGCTTATCCAAACCTACTTTTAGGTAGTGACACGATTAGCATGAATTACAAAGGTGACAGTGTTTATCAAGTGACTAAGCGAGAATTGACCGCGGGAACTTACACGGTTGCATTCGCAGATACGGCGAATGACTTTGCTCTTGGTGCTGATACAGACAACGCTGCTGATGTAAACGAAGAGGTTATGTTAAAAGCCGATGGTTCGGTAATTACATTAACGATACCTGTAGATGAAAAGTATGATTTCTTGCTTGATCTATCGGACGCTGACAAGCCTTCGTTTAAAGCACAACCGTCTAAGCCACTAGGTGCAAATGTAGCTTACATTCGTGGCTCAATTAATGGTTGGGGTGCGCCAGCATCGGATGAAATCATTTACAATGAAGACTCAGTATCATACTCAGTTATATACGGACTTGAAGCATCTACAGACGCTCACGCGTTTAAGTTTGCTTCTGAAGATTGGTCATCAGTTGATATCGGTTTTGGATCAGTAACTATCTCAGAAGATGATGATGCACTGACTATTACTGAAGCGGGTGGCAACATGCAAGTAATTGCTGATGAGTCTACTTCGTATAAATTTGAATTAACTTACGACGCTGCTGATTTTGAGAAGAAGCCTGTGCTTAAAGTGTCAAAACTACCAATCTTTATTCGTGGTGGTATGAACGGTTGGGGTGAAGTAGACAAACTCGCCTTTAATGCAGTTACTCCGGCTAGTACTGGAGAGGATAAAGAAGCTGGCCATGAGTACACAGCAACGTTAAGCCTTGGTGCTGACAACGTATTCTTTAAAGTAGCAACAGGTGATTGGTCAACTATCAACCTGGGTTCTGCAACTGATGGCGTTGAAGCGGTTACCCTTGATACACCAGTGGTACTTGGCAGTGCAAATGATAATAACTTGTCATTTGACCCAGCAGCAGCCGGTGACTTTAAGTTTATCTTTAATGATAAAACCAAGACGCTAACAATTACTCAAGATTAATGAGTAAAGCGTTGAGATGAAATGAGCGTAAAGAACGACTCATTTAATGAGAAAAACCCAGCTTAGGCTGGGTTTTTTATTGTTCGAATATTGTATTATGTAGGGGTATTCCCTCAACGGTAACAGGATATAAAACCGAACAGCAGGCAATAAAAAAGCCCATGGGTTTATTCATAGGCTTATATTAGTATCGTTGGCGTCATTTAACTCAAGCGTCATTCAACTCAAGCATCATTAAACTCAAGCATCGTCTCATTCACGATCATCTAGGTTAGCAGTACCTAAAACAGCGTGTATATGAAGGTTGCTAATGCACTTTGTTGAGTCGCAACAACAAGGCCGCCTAATAAACTTAGAATGACGATAATAGGCAACAACCAAATCTTTTTACGAACGCGTAAAAACGCCCATAAATCTGACATAAATTCCAACATTAAAAAGGATACTCCAGGTTCTTTTTATCTGATTTTGCCTCAACCTTTACGTAATTAGAAGGGGCGTTCTGATTTGATTTTTCGTCACTGCTTTTAATTGAGTTTTTACTAGCTGCGCTTTTGCTAATAGAAGTGTAGCTAGTTGAACGTTGGCTGATTTTAGTTTGGTACTGAAGCTTGCCAAACAGTCTTAAAGTAAAGCCAATAGGCGCAACTAAAAGATAAAAGCATAGTCCTAAAATAACCCGAGTATTAAACCAGCCAATAGCTCCTGCAATAGTCATCCAAATACGATGCGGTAGCCATAACCACGCTGGCTTCACCAAATATAAGCTCATTAATACTAAGCTGATAGCCAAAGGCCAAAGCTGCCATGCATAATTAAATAACCAAGGTAATATCACGGAAAAAAACAGTGGAAATGCCCAACTAATGGTTAAGGCAAACTCTTTAAGTTCGGTTTCTGTAGGCTTATTCTTGTGTTGTTTTAAGTTAAGTTTATTCATTTTCATAATTTAGTTGTGACTCGCTTTTAAAGTTCCTTCGAGTTCCTTTAAGGCTAGATATCTTTCAGGTCTAGTCTCTGTCAAATTTGGTTTGTTTTGCCAAAGCAATGGCGAACTCTGGCTGCTCGGCTTTTTTAAGCACAACATTATTCATGACTAAGTAATCCATTTCCGTGGCTAAAAAGCAGCGAATAGCGTCAGCAGGGGAACAAACGGGCGGCTCGCCGCGCACATTAAAACTCGTATTTACTACCACAGCACAATCTGTTTTTTCTTTAAAAGCAGAAATGAGCGCATGAAATTCAGGGTTAGAGTCAGCGTGCACCGTTTGAATTCGCGCTGAATAATCAACATGGGTAATAGCGGGCAAAGTAGAACGTTGCTGTAATAACTTATCAATTCCAAACAAGGACTCGTCCGTTTGTAGTCGAAGCGCTTTTTTAACATTGGCTACTAGTAACATATATGGGCTTGCGCATTTGTGCTCAAAGTAGTCACTGACGTCTTCGGCTAATACAGCAGGAGCAAAAGGCCTAAATGACTCGCGGTATTTGATTTTTAGGTTCATGGTGCTTTGCATTTTGGTATTGCGGGGATCGCCAATAATGCTTCGGTTACCAAGGGCTCTTGGTCCAAACTCCATACGACCCTGAAACCATCCCACAACATTACCCTGTTCTAATAAGTCGGCGGTAAAAGGGTATAAATCCTCTTGGACATGAGCCGTTAAGCCTTTTTCTTTGACGGCACTGAGTATTTCATCATTGCTATATTCAGGGCCCAAATAGCTACCTTGTTGACTATCTTGGTTTTGTTTGACGGTTCTTTTGCCGTCAAAGTAATGATGATAAGCCACTAAGGCTGCGCCGAGTGCGCCACCTGCATCACCCGCCGCTGGTTGAATCCAAATGTTTTGGTAAGGACCTTCACGTAACAAACGACCATTAGATACACAGTTTAAAGCCACGCCACCCGCTAAACAGAGGTTGTCACTTGGCGCCAAGGTGTATAAATGATGTACAATTTTTAGCACAATTTCTTCTGTGACCACCTGAATAGAGCGTGCTAAGTCCATTTGTTTTTGCGTCACTTCTGCATCATCAGGTTGGCGAGGTCCGCCAAATAAGTCATCAAACTTACTATTGGTCATAGTGCTACCAACGGCGAAGTCAAAATAGCTCATATTTAAGTGAAAGCTACCGTCATCGTGCAGGGTGACAAGCTTTTCTAATATGACGTCAACGTACTTAGGCTCTCCGTATGGTGCTAAACCCATTAACTTATATTCACCAGAATTTACTTTAAATCCGCAGTAATAGGTAAACGCGGAATAAAGTAAGCCTAACGAATGTGGAAATTGAATTTCCCATAACGGCGTTAATTGATTTCCCTTTCCTTTCCAAGCAGTGGACGTTGCCCACTCTCCAACGCCATCAAGACAAAGCACAGCGGCTTCCTCATATAGCGATGGGAAATAGGCAGAGCCTGCATGAGATAAGTGATGTTCTGAAAAAAGGAGTTGAGGTATTTTGGCTTTTTTATCTAGGCCCGCGAGTTGTCGAAATTCACGCCTTAATACGGTTTTTAGATAGAGCTTTTCTTTTAACCAAATAGGCATCGCTCTAATAAAAGATCTGATACCGCGAGGCGCATTCGCAAGATATGTTTCTAGTAAACGCTCAAATTTAAGTAATGGTTTGTCATAAAAGATAATGGCATCAATATCGGCAAGTTTTAAATTGCCTTCTGTTAGACAGTAATCAATGGCTTGTGCTGGAAAACTAGGGTCATGCTTAAGTCTAGTAAAGCGCTCTTCTTGAGCTGCAGCGACAATTTTACCATCTACAATCAGTGCGGCTGCGCTGTCGTGATAATACGCAGAGATTCCTAAAATACGTTTACTCATCTAACCCCAAAATTCCTTTATAAGTCATCTTATTAAATCGTGACATTTTTAAGCAGTATATAGCATTTTAGGCTTGCGAGAATAGTGTCAATTGGATAACGTTACAGGTTAATTCTGGTATTTTTCTCACCTTAACAAACGAGTGTTTTTAGTGAATTCAAACAAGGCCGTTAAATCAACGAAACCGCTCTTTTATTTAATTGCGATTTTAATCCCTATTGTGGTTTTAGTTGGCTTGGAATCATTGCTTCGAGTATTAAATTACGGCGAAAAACAGGCCGCGTTTATTCCAGTTCCGCAATTGTCAGGGTATTTACAACCAAACCCACGCTTAATTGAACGTTATTTCTCTGTTCCAGAACTGGCGCCTAAAGTCAGTCCAGACACCGTGTATTTTAAAGCGCAAAAAGCCAAAGATACCTTTCGAATTGTTATTCAAGGAGGCTCGTCGGCCGCTGGTTTTCCGTTTGGTCGATTTGGCTCTTTACAAGGCATGTTGCAGCAGCGCTTTAAACTCGCCTATCCAGACAAAAACATTGAAATAATTAACACAGCGATGGCGGCGGTGAATACGTTCACACTCGTGGATATACAAGATGAAATACTCCAACTTGAGCCAGACCTTGTACTCGTTTATGCAGGCCATAATGAATATTTAGGTGTGCTAGGCGCTGGCTCTGTTATGGGAGCGCAAAGTAGTTACGGCACAACACTGATGTATTTGAAGTTAAAGTCACTGCGGTTATTCAAGTTTTTAGAAGCTAGCTATCAGCATTTTAAGGTAGATGCAGTTCCATCGGACCAAGCGAACAGAACGGTTATGGCCAGTGCAGCTAAAGGACAGAATATTCCAATGGACAGTGCCGTTTATCAACAAGGCATCCATCAGTTCTCCGGCAATTTAGACCTATTACTATCAAAATACAAACAGGAAGGTGTGCCAGTTTACATTGGTAACTTAGTGAGCATTGAGAAAGATTTAATTCCGTTTTCAGGTATGAACCAAGCCTATCAGCATGCACTTGGGCTCTTTGAAGCTAAAGAGTATGAACAGGCAAAGCAGTCTTTTATCCTTGCTAAAGATCTCGATGAGCTTAGATTTCGAGCGCCGTCGGAGTTTAATGACATTATTAAAGCAAAAGCTAAAGAGTATGATGCCACGCTGGTGGATGTAGAGACTAAATTTAGAGAGGCAGCGCCACAAGGTATTCTTGACCACAGTTTATTATTAGAGCATGTTCACCCGACCAAGCTGGGATACTTTTTACTCGCCGATGCATTTTTTGAGTCGTTAGTAACAAGTGAAATACCTTGGGTAGCTAACCTTGAAACCAATAACGCTAAAGAATGGTCGCCGATTAGTGAGCTTAATGAACGGTATGCTGTTTTAAAAATGCAAAACCTGATGAATGGTTTTCCCTTTACTGACACCCCAAAAATCTTGCCAAAAATAGCAGTGGAAACCGCTTTTGACCAATTGTTATTGCGCAGATTAAAGGGTGAAAATTGGTTGTTGTTGCAACAAGACTTACTCAAATTTTATCTTCAAGCCAATAACTTAAAACAAGCTGCGTTGGTCGCAGGAATTATTGCCGACGCATTAGTCGCCTCGGCTGAAAGTCACAACACAGCTGCGAACTTATTTCGGAAAGCTAACCAATTGAATTTGGCATTGTATCATCAGCGTCAGTCATTACGACTCGATCCTGACTCAGAAAAATACCAAATGAATTTAGCTTTTGATTTATTTTTAGCGAATCGTTTTGATGAAAGCTTGTTGTTGTTGCACAACGTAAAACAAAACACTCAGGATTTACCGAGAGTGACGTTTTTTATTGATAAAGTTAGCACAGCTAAAGAAGCGTTTAGCAAATTTAAAGAACTACCGGAGCGTTAAATGCAAGCAAGTAAGTCAAAACTATGGGCGTTTAGAATTATTACTCTTTTGCTTCCCTTTTTAATTTTAGGCGCACTTGAACTTACTTTGCGGATCGTGGGTTTTGGACAATCCACGCCGTTATTTATTCAAAATCCGCAAGCCCCTGAGTATTTATTGCCAAAGCCGGATGTAGTGAATCGGTACTTTTCAAAGCCAGAAAATGGTCCAAATGTCACAATAGAAACTAACTTTTTTTTGAAGCAAAAACCTGAAAACGGCTTAAGAATATTTGTACAGGGTGGCTCCACCGCAGCCGGCTTTCCATATGGATTTGGTGCATCAATCGCGGGAATGTTGGATTATCGACTTAAACAAACTTATCCAAACAAAGAAGTTGAAGTGATAAACACCGCTTTGTCGGCCGTTAACAGCTACACCTTATTAGATTTTGCCGACGAGATTATTGCTCAAGCGCCAGATGCGATTGTGATATATGCAGGTCATAACGAATTTCTAGGCATAATGGGCGTTGGCTCTACGTATTCAACGTACAATTCTAGAAGTGCGAATTTACTATTTTTAAAGCTGAAAAACCTACGTTTGTTTCAGCTCATGCAATTAGCCTATGACAGTATCAAACTGGACACACAAGCCATTGGCGCAACAGAAGAACGTCAATCAAGAACCGTTATGGCAAAAGTGGCGAAACATAAAAATATTGATATTAATCATCCACTATTTACAGCAGGAATTGACCAATTTAAGCAAAATATGACTTTGTTATTGGCTAAATATAAAAAAGCAGGTATTCCAGTTTTTTTGAGCACAATAGCAAGTAATTTATCCGATCAGCCCCCGTTTGAATCTGATTTATTATCCAAAGAATATCATACGATATTGCAACGTCCGGTAGAGTCCTGGTCGACTATAGAACAGGCTATTTTAGAACGACAAATCGAAGTTCAAAAAAGTAGTGCTAATGCGTATTTTAAACTTGGAAAAAGATACCAGTATCTAGGTGATCATGCGAAAGCAAAAGTGGCCTTTGAAAATGCCAGACAGCATGATTTATTAAGGTTTCGCGCGCCGATGGAAATAAATCAAATTATCCGTCAGTTGGCGCTAGATACTAATGTCACTTTGGTGGATGCTGAAGCGCAATTATCAGCCGTCGCTAAAAATGGCATCATTGGCCAAGCTTTGATGTTGGAGCATTTACACCCAACAATAAAAGGCTATTTTGAGATTTCAGATGCCTTTTATAACCAATTGATCGCGTCTGAGTCTTTGCCAAAAGCCCCGAATAAGGTTGCTCGTTTTAACGCTATTCAAGACTTACCTATTTTTGATGCGGAAGTTTACAAAGGACACGCAATAATAGCGGGTTTAAAGGCTGATTATCCATTTAGTGCAGAGCCTCAAATCTCGGTGTTACCGCCCGTTAGAAATGAGCAAGAACGACTGGGCCTTAAGCTTCATCAACAAAAAATATCGTGGCTTGATGTTGCACAAAGCTCACTAAAACAAGCTGAGAAAAAGGGTGATAGTAAAAGCATGGTTAAAGCAGCGAAGCTTATCTCTGATGCAATACCAAATAATCCCGAGTTTGCTTATCAAGCAGGTTCAATGTTGATTTATACTAAACAAGCGGAGCAATCTTTCCGTTACTTAAAACGTGCGCTGCGTCATAAGCCTAATTATATTAATGCACAACTTGCATTGGCGCATGCCAGTGCTGAAATTAACGACTACAAGCAGGCAGAGCAGTGGTTATTATCGGTGCAAAAGTTAGAGCCAAATAACAGTGTGGTGAAGCAAAACTTACCGGAGTTGCGAAAGGCTTTACGTAACCAACAAAACTAAATATACATCTTGAATCAACAGAACACGCCATTCATCTCAAAGGCGTTCATTTACATACGTATTCAACAGATACTTGTCACGGTTCTTTTTATAGTAGGGCAATAAAAATACCTATAAATACAATAAAAAATAAGAATCTATCAACAGGAATACACTATGTTAAATAAGTCATGGTTTAGTCGGACCTTGTTATTATCAGCAATGTCCGTTGCTTTAACCGCCTGTGGTGGCGGTGGCGGAGATGATGGCGTTAAGCCACTTCAGTGCGCAGCACCAAAAGTATTAAACGAAGCAAAAAACGCCTGTATCACTCCTGAGACCGAAGCGGAAAATACCGCGCCTACTTTTACATCTTCAGCAACACTGAGTGTAGAAGAGGCAACGGCTAACGGTACGCTTATTTACACAGCGTATGCGACTGACGCCGAAAGCAACACTATTACTTACTCTTTGCTAGACCCGAAGTCAGCGTTTACTATCAACCCTGCAACAGGTGCTGTTACGGTTGATAATCAAGATAACTTAATAGCAAGTAACTCTGCGGGTTACACCATTACCATTACGGCCACAGATAATGGTTCGCCAGCTAAATCGACAGATCTAGTGATTGCGGTTACGATTACCGAGGCCGCCGTTTCTTATCCTCAGCCTGCCGTAAAACCTAGTGAGTCACAAGGTGTTGTTTATTATTACCGTGCTGACGGCGACTATACTGGCTTTGTTTTGCATGCTTGGAATAACGAGACGTGTAATGCTTATGCGCAATTTGAAGATCCTGGTGCATCAACTGGCACCGGAACTGAATGGACTGCAGGATTGGCGCCGACAGATACCGATGAGAACTATGGTGTTTACTGGCTGTTTGATACTAAAGACCAAGCCTCTTGCGCTAATTTTATTGTTCATAAAGGGGACTTGAAAGACCCAGACTCAGATCAGCAGCTGTCTCTAAACGGTGATAGATGGGTATTTGTAGTTTCCGATGTGGGTGTATTTACTGATCCTGCAGATGTTAGTTTAGTACCGCCGTTTCAAATTAAAGATGCGTCAGCACACTGGCTAAACAAGAATACTATTGTTTGGAATGGAACCAGCGATAATGCAAAGTTATTGTGGTCATTAAATGGTGATTTGGACGATAACTTCACAACAGACAATAGTTTAGAGTTAACTAAAGTTGAATTTCCTAATTCATTAAAAGAAGTAGCCCCACACTTAGTGAGCTGGCAAGCGTATCAGTTTGAAGCAACAGCTGCACAACAAGAACAGCTAGTTAAGAGTCAGTTAGTACTAACATCACTCGATGGTAACGGTGAACCAGAAACAGCAACATACGTTCAAAAAGCAAAAGCCTTTGACGATATATACACAAGTGATGCAAACGATGCAGACGAGCAACGTTTAGGACTGTTTTATAACACCAATGGCAATATAGAACTAGATGCTTGGGCGCCAAGTGCTCAGAGTTTGCAATTAAAAGTGTTTAACGCGGCTAAAGAGTTAGTCGCAACTCATGACATGATAGAAAATAAAGCGACGGGTGTGTGGCATTTTGAAACCGACAGCTCGATGAACTACGACCGCTTATATTATCGATTTGCTATTCAGGTATATCATCCGTTAACTAAAAAAGTAGAAGACCTGTGGGTGACTGATCCTTATTCAGTTAACACTTCGACTAATGGACGTTATTCTCAATTTGTAAATATGACAGACGCCGATTTGTATCCTGCTGGTTGGCAAGGTCATGCAGTCCCTACCATTGAGCAACCGGAGCAGGCTGTGCTGTTAGAAGCACATATTCGCGACTTTAGTATTCGTGATGAAAATACGTCTGTAAGTAATCGTGGTAAATACAATGCATTTACTGAAACCGGGTCAGGTGCAATGACTTACCTGAGCGAAATGAGTAACGCTGGTGTCACCCATTTCCATATGTTGCCAGCGAACGATATCGCCACAATAGAAGAGGATGTTTCTAAACGAATTGATTTACAAAATACAGTTGGCGAATTATGTGCAAGAAATAGTGCAGCGCCAGTGTGTGGAGTGGAATCAAATTCCGATACCTTATTATCTGTTCTAGAGAGTTATTCTGCAGACACAGACGACGCAAAGAAACTGGTAGAAAGCTTCCGTGGTTTTGATGGATTTAACTGGGGCTATGATCCTCATCATTTTAATACAGTGGAAGGCAGTTATGCGTCTACTCCAGAGGGCGTAGCTCGTATAAAAGAATTTCGTGGCATGGTATTGGCGCTTCATGAAACTGGTTTAAGAGTAATTTTAGATGTTGTTTATAACCATACCAGCGCATCGGGTATTTATGACAATTCGGTATTTGATAAATTAGTTCCAGGGTATTATCACAGATATAACGAAGTGACTGGCATTATAGAGAACTCCACATGTTGCGATAACGTAGCCACCGAACACAAAATGATGAGTAAGTTTGTGGTTGATTCGCTTGTACATTGGGCACAACATTACGGTATGGATGGCTTTCGTTTTGATGTGATGGGACACTTGCCCGCTCAGTTACTTTTAGACGGCCGTGCCGCAGTTGCTGCTATTGACGCCGATACTTACTTTTATGGGGAAGGTTGGAATCTAGGTGAAGTAGCGAACGACCGCCTATTTAAACAAGCAACTCAATATAATCTAGCCGACACACAAATTGGTACTTTTAACGATCGTCCTCGAGACTCTATTCGAGAGCAAGCGTTATCAATTACATCACCAGACTTAAATAAATCGGATCATATTCGTTTAGGTTTAGCCGGCACCTTACAAAACTTCGAACTGGAAGATAAATCAGGGGTGGTTAAAAAAGGCATTAATTTTGATAAGTCATCTTATGGTTTAGACCCTGCTGATATCATCAATTATGTATCAAAGCATGATAACGAAACGTTATATGATTATTTACAATATAACTTTGACGATAGCACTACTGCAGCAACGAGAGCTCGTGTGCACATGTTATCTGCTGCGATTCCATTAATGAGCCAAGGTATTCCATTTTTCCAATTGGGCGTTGATAAAATTCGTTCAAAATCAATGGATCGAAATACCTATGATGCAGGTGATTGGTTTAACTACGTCGACTATACAAACAATTCAAACAACTGGAATGTTGGTTTACCAATTGAACGCGACGGTCAGTACAATGTTGCCTTAAGCTCAAATCCAAATGCACAAGTAGCAATGACTGATATTCAGCAGTCAAGCGCGGTATTCAAAGAGTTTTTGAAAATTCGCACTGGCAGTCCGTTATTTAGCTTAACAACAGAGCAAGATGTCATTAACCGCGTTGGTTTTCATAATACGGGTAGCACACAAACGGCTGGCGTTATTGTAATGAGCATTGATGATGGTATTGGTCTTACCGATTTAGATAGTAATTTTGATGCGATCGTTGTGGTAATTAACGGTACGGCTGTAACTCAAGATTTAGACGTTAAGTCGGCGAGTGGTTTTGTTTTACATGATGAACAGTTAGCTTCAGCCGATTTGATAGTAAAAACCGCGAGCTTTAGCGAAGATGCCACTAATGGCACATTCACGGTACCTGGCCATACGGTTGCGGTGTTTGTTAAACCACAAACCGGCGCGCAAGGTGAAGGGTTAGCAACGGATCCGGATCGAGTCGCGTCGCCGTATAATGAGACTGTGATTGGGATTGAAGGCTTAAACGAGATTGAATTTACCGCATTAGAATATGACCAACGAGGGACATACTCAGGCTCAGTAACACTGGAGCCTGGCACCTACGAGTTTAACCTTGGTGATGCCACATTAAGCATAGAGAACATTGCTTTTGCAGATGTAAGCATAGGCGCCAATTCAGAAACTATTGTGGCTGGTAATACCGATAGTTTTGCTGTCACGGTTACTCAGTCTGGTGCTTATTCTGTGTCATTAAACGTTGAGTCGAGTACGCCTGTTCTGTCTATTGAGTTTGATAATGCATGTGCATTGCAAAATGCGGAAACACAAGGCCCGTTTGACGTTGCGGGCGATGGCTACCTTTATGTTAAAGGCGATCACTCTGCTTGGAACGCGGTTAGTGACTACCAGTTAAAGTATAAGGGCAATAATGTGTATCAAGCGGTGGCAAATTTTGATGGCGCAATGGCCTTCAAACTGGCCTCTAGCGACGGTAATTGGAGTACTCAGCTTTGGGTACAAAATAACGATGGTAGCATTAACACGAGCAATTTAGTTGTTGGGACGAGCTATGACGTCGCTTATGGCAATGCTGGAACTGATAACAACAGTACCACTTTGGCTGCTGGAGTTTACAGTTTCAAACTCACGCTAAATGAGTCGAATCCGACGCAAGGACAAGGCGTTGGAACATTGCTAATTGAGCAATGCAGTAACTAACAGGTTGACGTTTAAACAAGTCATTTATAAAGCGGCTATTTAGCCGCTTTTGTTAGCGCTCGCACTTATTAATTCGCTGGGGTAATATCTAGCTTATATTTAAATGAAGATTAGTAATAAGTAGTAATATGACTGACAATTCGACATCACAGCAACGTCCTGCCAAGCCAAAAAACAACACGTTTTTGGAGCTTATTTTTAATATTATTATACCCTCACTGATCCTGATGAAGTTATCAGGTGAAGAGTACTTAGGGATAGTTCCTGGTTTATTAGTGGCGCTTGCATTTCCCGTTGTTTACGGCATTTATGACTTTGTTACTACCCGAACGTTTAACTTTATATCGTTGCTTGGTTTTTTAAGCACGTTATTGACGGGAGGCATCGGTTTATTTGAATTAGACGCTGAATGGCTCGCGATAAAAGAAGCGGCGATTCCTGCCATTATAGGTTTGGTTGTTTTAGTTTCGGGCTTTAGTGGTAAGCCGCTATTGGCGAAACTGATGTTAAACCCAACGTTATTTAATCTAAACGTTATATATGACGCCTTGGCAGAGAAGAATAATACCTCGGTTTTTAAGGCAAAAATCAATCGCGCTAATCACTTGTTAGCTTCTACTTTTGTATTTTCAGCATCGGCAAATTACATACTCGCTAAAATTATAGTGACGAGTAACGCCGGTACGGTAGAGTTTAATGAGCAGTTAGGCGAAATGACATTAATTAGTTATCCAGTTATTGCAATACCATCATTGATTATGTTGATAGGTATCATGGTTTACGTTGTAAAAACGATTACCCGCTTAACTGGATTGAAGTTCGAACAAGTATTACAACAAGAGTAGTTAGTGGCTGCGCCATAATGCTAGCGCTAATGTATTCAAAGGGATAGGTAAAATGAGAGCGGGTATTTTTTTTAGTTGGTTAGTTGTTCTGTTGTGTTATTCAAATAACAGTTTCGCAGATTCGTATATTAGCCATAGCTTAAAAGACCAATCATTATTAGTACAGCATGAGCAAGGTATGTTAGAAATTACCGCCTTGCATGATCTTGCGTTTGAGGTAAGACCATTAGGTAGTGCGTTAGTGCGCGAGGACTTTCCTAGTTTTGCTAAAGATCCTGAACAGCAATTTCGTCCTGCAATAAAAGTTATCAACAGTAAAACATCACTGACTTTCGCCACTAAAAAGTTGGCAGTAA from Psychrosphaera aestuarii encodes:
- a CDS encoding SGNH/GDSL hydrolase family protein produces the protein MNSNKAVKSTKPLFYLIAILIPIVVLVGLESLLRVLNYGEKQAAFIPVPQLSGYLQPNPRLIERYFSVPELAPKVSPDTVYFKAQKAKDTFRIVIQGGSSAAGFPFGRFGSLQGMLQQRFKLAYPDKNIEIINTAMAAVNTFTLVDIQDEILQLEPDLVLVYAGHNEYLGVLGAGSVMGAQSSYGTTLMYLKLKSLRLFKFLEASYQHFKVDAVPSDQANRTVMASAAKGQNIPMDSAVYQQGIHQFSGNLDLLLSKYKQEGVPVYIGNLVSIEKDLIPFSGMNQAYQHALGLFEAKEYEQAKQSFILAKDLDELRFRAPSEFNDIIKAKAKEYDATLVDVETKFREAAPQGILDHSLLLEHVHPTKLGYFLLADAFFESLVTSEIPWVANLETNNAKEWSPISELNERYAVLKMQNLMNGFPFTDTPKILPKIAVETAFDQLLLRRLKGENWLLLQQDLLKFYLQANNLKQAALVAGIIADALVASAESHNTAANLFRKANQLNLALYHQRQSLRLDPDSEKYQMNLAFDLFLANRFDESLLLLHNVKQNTQDLPRVTFFIDKVSTAKEAFSKFKELPER
- a CDS encoding tetratricopeptide repeat protein — its product is MQASKSKLWAFRIITLLLPFLILGALELTLRIVGFGQSTPLFIQNPQAPEYLLPKPDVVNRYFSKPENGPNVTIETNFFLKQKPENGLRIFVQGGSTAAGFPYGFGASIAGMLDYRLKQTYPNKEVEVINTALSAVNSYTLLDFADEIIAQAPDAIVIYAGHNEFLGIMGVGSTYSTYNSRSANLLFLKLKNLRLFQLMQLAYDSIKLDTQAIGATEERQSRTVMAKVAKHKNIDINHPLFTAGIDQFKQNMTLLLAKYKKAGIPVFLSTIASNLSDQPPFESDLLSKEYHTILQRPVESWSTIEQAILERQIEVQKSSANAYFKLGKRYQYLGDHAKAKVAFENARQHDLLRFRAPMEINQIIRQLALDTNVTLVDAEAQLSAVAKNGIIGQALMLEHLHPTIKGYFEISDAFYNQLIASESLPKAPNKVARFNAIQDLPIFDAEVYKGHAIIAGLKADYPFSAEPQISVLPPVRNEQERLGLKLHQQKISWLDVAQSSLKQAEKKGDSKSMVKAAKLISDAIPNNPEFAYQAGSMLIYTKQAEQSFRYLKRALRHKPNYINAQLALAHASAEINDYKQAEQWLLSVQKLEPNNSVVKQNLPELRKALRNQQN